The following is a genomic window from Crossiella equi.
GTAGTAGCGGCGTGGGGGCCCCTGGTCGGAGGGCTGCCAGCTGGTGTCCAGCAGGCCGTCCTTCCGCAGGCGGGAGAGCAGCGGGTAGATCGTGCCCTCCGTGGTGCCCAGGCCTTCGACGGCGGCGAGCGCGCGCACCAGGTCGAAGCCGTACCGGGGCCCCCGGTCCAGCAGGGCCAGCACGCAGTGCTCGATCACTCCTCGGCGGAGCTGGGCGAGCAGCTGGGCGTCGGTGTTCATGTACGCAAGGTACCTTGCGTCGCAAGGTAGCCCCGCGAGCGGGGTCCACTGACCGCTGTCGGGCCTGTTCAGGGGCGGTTCAGGCCGATGGGGGACGATGTGCGGGTGAACGCAACCGTGAGCACCCCCTGGTCCGCGCCGGTCGCCGACGGCCCCGTGCGCGCGACCGTCGCCATCCCCGGCTCGAAGTCGATCACCAACCGGGCGCTGGTGCTGGCCGCGCTCGCCGACGGCCCGTCCACCATCACCGCCCCGCTCCGCAGCCGCGACACGCTGCTGATGGCCCAGGCGCTGCGGTCGCTGGGCGTCGAGGTGGCCGACGGGGTCGAGGACGGCTCGTGGCGGGTCACCCCGGGGGCGCTGCGCGGTCCGGCCGAGGTGGACTGCGGGCTCGCGGGCACGGTCATGCGGTTCCTGCCGCCCGCCGCGGTGCTGGCCGAGGGCGAGGTGCGCCTGGACGGCGACGAGCACGCGCGGGTGCGCCCGATGCACACCGTGCTGGACGCACTGCGCGCGCTGGGCGCGGAGATCACCGGCGACCGGCTGCCGTTCACCGTGCACGGGCAGGGCGGGCTCGGCGGTGGTGAGGTCACCATCGACGCGTCCGGGTCCTCGCAGTTCGTCTCCGGCCTCCTGCTGGCCGGTGCCCGCTACGACCGCGGCGTGATCGTGCGGCACAGCGGCAAGCCGGTGCCCTCGCTGCCGCACATCGAGATGACCGTGGCCATGCTGCGCGCGGCCGGGGTCATCGTGGACACCGCCACGCCCGACACCTGGACCGTGCTGCCGGGCGCGGTCAACCCGGTGGACCTGGTGGTCGAGCCGGACCTGTCCAACGCCACGCCGTTCCTGGCCGCCGCGGCGGTCACCGGCGGCGAGGTCACCGTGCCGCATTGGCCGGCCCACACCACGCAGGCCGGGGACGGCATCCGCGACCTGCTGGCCCAGATGGGCTGCGCGGTCGAGGTGGGCCCGGCCGGGCTGACCGTGCGCGGGCCGGAGCGGTTGCGGGGCATCGACGTCGACCTGCGCGATGTCTCCGAGCTGACCCCGACCGTGGCCGCGATCGCCGCGCTGGCCGACGGCCCCTCGCACCTGCGCGGGGTGGCGCACATCCGCGGCCACGAGACCGACCGACTGGCCGCGCTGCGCACCGAGCTGGTGGCCCTGGGCGGCGACGTGGACGAGACCGAGGACGGCCTCGTCATCCGCCCGCGCCCGCTCAAGGGCGGTCCGTGGCGGGCCTACGCCGACCACCGGATGGCCACCGCGGGCGCGATCCTCGGCTTGGTCGTGCCGGGGGTGGAGGTCGACGACATCCTGTGCACCACCAAGACCATCCCGGACTTCCGGGGGATGTGGTCGACCATGCTCGGCCGGACCGTCGAGGTCGCCGGGTGACCGGGGGCGCGCGGTGAAGCGGGGCTGGCGCAACCTGGACGAGTCCGACGTCCGGGTCCGTCCCGGCAAGGGCACGCGGCCGCGCAGCAAGCAGCGGCCCAAGCACGCCGACGCCGAGCAGGCCCTGGTGGTCACGGTCGACCGGGGCCGCTGGACGTGCGCGATCGGCGGCGACCCGGAGCGCAAGGTCGTCGCCATGCGGGCCAGGGAGCTGGGCCGCACACCGATCGTGGTGGGCGACCAGGTCGACCTGGTCGGCGACACCACCGGGCAGACCGACACGCTGGCGCGCATCGTGCGGGTGGCCGAGCGCAGCAGCGTGCTGCGCCGCACCGCCGACGACACCGACGACACCGAACGCGTGGTGGTGGCCAACGCGGAGCAGCTGGTGATCGTGGTGGCGCTGACCGATCCCCCG
Proteins encoded in this region:
- a CDS encoding PadR family transcriptional regulator, giving the protein MNTDAQLLAQLRRGVIEHCVLALLDRGPRYGFDLVRALAAVEGLGTTEGTIYPLLSRLRKDGLLDTSWQPSDQGPPRRYYELTEQGRTALEGFRRHWRSFSAAVDQVLEGDK
- the aroA gene encoding 3-phosphoshikimate 1-carboxyvinyltransferase, whose protein sequence is MSTPWSAPVADGPVRATVAIPGSKSITNRALVLAALADGPSTITAPLRSRDTLLMAQALRSLGVEVADGVEDGSWRVTPGALRGPAEVDCGLAGTVMRFLPPAAVLAEGEVRLDGDEHARVRPMHTVLDALRALGAEITGDRLPFTVHGQGGLGGGEVTIDASGSSQFVSGLLLAGARYDRGVIVRHSGKPVPSLPHIEMTVAMLRAAGVIVDTATPDTWTVLPGAVNPVDLVVEPDLSNATPFLAAAAVTGGEVTVPHWPAHTTQAGDGIRDLLAQMGCAVEVGPAGLTVRGPERLRGIDVDLRDVSELTPTVAAIAALADGPSHLRGVAHIRGHETDRLAALRTELVALGGDVDETEDGLVIRPRPLKGGPWRAYADHRMATAGAILGLVVPGVEVDDILCTTKTIPDFRGMWSTMLGRTVEVAG